A region of Reichenbachiella carrageenanivorans DNA encodes the following proteins:
- a CDS encoding NADPH:quinone oxidoreductase family protein, which produces MKAVLCESYGPPENLVVKETESLVPDIGEVIISVKASGLNFPDTLIIEGKYQFQPEMPFSPGGEVAGVIKSVGEGVPHLQVGDRVMAGTGWGGFAEEVRGKATNVFPLPDSIDFVQAAATMMTFGTSYHALVNRAQLQTGETLLVLGAAGGVGTAAIQIGKALGATVIAAASTDEKLAYCQSIGADLTINYSKEDLKEQAKALTNGKGVDVIYDPVGDRFAEPALRAIAWKGRYLVVGFAAGEIPKIPMNLPLLKGCSIVGVFWGGFFRNEPQENADNFKTIVQWLEEGKVHAQVYQQYPLEKVAEAMHELKLKKVKGKIVFVP; this is translated from the coding sequence ATGAAAGCAGTATTATGCGAATCTTATGGGCCTCCTGAAAATCTGGTGGTGAAAGAAACAGAATCGCTCGTTCCCGATATAGGAGAAGTGATTATTTCAGTAAAGGCCAGTGGCCTCAATTTTCCAGATACCTTGATTATAGAGGGTAAATATCAGTTTCAGCCCGAGATGCCATTTTCTCCAGGAGGAGAAGTGGCAGGAGTGATTAAGTCTGTAGGTGAGGGCGTGCCCCACCTTCAAGTAGGCGATCGAGTAATGGCTGGTACGGGTTGGGGTGGATTTGCAGAAGAGGTGAGAGGAAAAGCCACCAATGTCTTTCCGCTGCCAGATAGTATCGATTTTGTGCAGGCGGCAGCTACTATGATGACCTTTGGTACATCCTATCATGCGCTGGTGAATAGAGCGCAGTTGCAGACAGGAGAAACGCTGCTTGTATTGGGAGCCGCTGGCGGTGTGGGTACGGCAGCTATTCAGATAGGCAAAGCACTAGGAGCTACTGTAATTGCTGCAGCAAGTACCGATGAGAAATTGGCTTATTGTCAATCGATTGGAGCGGATCTGACGATCAATTACTCGAAAGAGGATCTAAAGGAACAGGCCAAGGCATTGACCAACGGCAAAGGAGTAGATGTGATATATGATCCTGTGGGCGATCGATTTGCCGAGCCAGCCTTGCGTGCTATTGCGTGGAAAGGTCGCTATCTGGTGGTTGGTTTTGCCGCAGGGGAGATACCCAAAATCCCGATGAACTTGCCCTTACTGAAGGGTTGCTCGATTGTGGGTGTGTTTTGGGGTGGTTTTTTTAGGAACGAGCCACAGGAGAATGCTGATAATTTTAAGACTATTGTCCAGTGGCTGGAAGAAGGAAAGGTACATGCACAAGTGTATCAGCAATACCCATTAGAGAAAGTAGCCGAAGCGATGCACGAGCTTAAACTGAAAAAAGTGAAAGGGAAAATTGTTTTTGTACCATAA
- a CDS encoding PorP/SprF family type IX secretion system membrane protein — translation MKAFKNTIQAAFLLAITLLSTVSLAQQQGMFTQYMFNGLAINPAYAGSHETLSLTALTRYQWVGIDGAPNTQSFSAHAPIKKEQIALGLQLFNDDIGVSKTFNMFAAAAYRINFDKTTLSLGLQLGFSSYKSNVSTLNPIWDNNDIALSEDVREPFKPNMGTGAYYYGDRFYLGLSLPTLFNATINSFEIEDTGLTYESGTSRRHVFLTGGYVFDLGHHFKLKPSGLIKYVAGAPIQMDINLNLLIDEVIWVGTSYRSGESLDFLLELQLTSSLRFGYAYDYILNDINMISSGSHELMLNYRIEFKKDRVTSPRYF, via the coding sequence ATGAAAGCATTTAAAAACACGATACAAGCCGCCTTCCTTTTAGCAATAACATTGCTAAGTACCGTCTCTTTGGCACAGCAGCAAGGCATGTTTACCCAGTATATGTTCAACGGTCTGGCGATCAACCCTGCCTATGCAGGCAGCCACGAAACGCTAAGTTTGACAGCTCTCACCCGATATCAATGGGTGGGAATCGATGGAGCTCCCAACACACAATCTTTCTCGGCACATGCGCCGATCAAGAAAGAGCAAATAGCACTTGGGCTACAGCTATTCAATGATGATATTGGTGTGTCCAAAACTTTCAACATGTTTGCCGCCGCAGCTTACCGCATCAACTTCGACAAGACTACTTTATCATTGGGTTTACAGTTGGGCTTTAGTAGTTACAAATCGAACGTATCTACGCTAAATCCAATTTGGGACAACAATGACATTGCGCTAAGCGAAGATGTACGAGAGCCTTTCAAACCCAATATGGGAACTGGAGCATACTACTACGGTGACCGTTTCTACCTGGGGCTGTCTCTGCCTACCCTCTTCAATGCTACCATTAATAGTTTTGAAATAGAAGATACTGGCTTGACATATGAAAGCGGTACTTCCCGACGTCACGTATTTTTGACGGGCGGATATGTATTCGATCTAGGTCACCATTTCAAACTAAAGCCAAGTGGATTGATCAAATACGTAGCAGGTGCGCCCATCCAAATGGACATCAACTTAAACTTACTCATAGACGAAGTGATCTGGGTAGGTACTTCGTATCGTTCAGGAGAAAGTTTGGACTTCTTGCTTGAACTTCAACTGACAAGTAGCCTGCGGTTCGGTTATGCCTACGACTACATACTCAACGACATCAACATGATCAGCTCTGGCTCTCACGAGCTCATGCTCAACTACCGAATCGAATTCAAAAAAGACAGAGTAACCTCACCACGATACTTTTAA
- a CDS encoding OmpA family protein, whose protein sequence is MKEYILVCCLIIASLTAQGQYADIKYIGKSSLAKGDAEVANGSYAASIKYYKMATEEEPTNADAQLKLAKSYWKINDMLNAEKALAAYIKLQDEFDPEIIREYIEALASNKNYDKIKPWVAKYQAKAKESGIRIDRLDAFSNVEQFNKDSKYYTVSHLTVANDWSDMAPTYYKEGYLFISDRHEKVVIRSKTKKTQSNYLDIYYTKKRPDGGYMKPNRLQKKINTKYHEGPLCTYQNNSKVVLTRNNLNDKKKAQRSRTDDQNKLNLYFAEIENDNIKNISQFQYNSPEYNNAHPAVAEDGSYMIYASDQPGGLGGADLYITYATADGGWSEPENLGSKVNTKGSELYPSLTGNVLYFASNGQPGLGGMDVYKTVLTGKEPGKVTNLGSPVNSSKDDFGLITKTGREGYFVSNRRNELYDVIYSYTYTKKTDDKLIAHVYAIDTISNQVLSNTAINVVDTRNNQFLAPFEVRSDTFTYVLDTGVEYSVIAARQQYFTNQKVFFSGSEINDELDWPVPLDSMAVGKSIRLDDIYYDFDKATLRDSSKYQLNYLIVMLQDNPTMKAELHSHTDTRGSESYNMKLSKKRAKSVVDYMVTAGINKDRLVPVGFGESKPLVDCAPGECTEEDHQLNRRTELLVTDL, encoded by the coding sequence ATGAAAGAATATATACTTGTTTGTTGCCTAATCATCGCATCGCTCACCGCACAAGGACAATATGCCGATATCAAATACATTGGGAAATCTAGTCTAGCCAAAGGAGATGCAGAAGTGGCCAATGGCTCTTATGCTGCCTCAATCAAATACTATAAAATGGCTACCGAAGAGGAACCCACCAATGCCGATGCACAATTGAAATTAGCCAAAAGCTATTGGAAGATCAATGATATGCTCAATGCAGAAAAAGCACTGGCAGCCTATATCAAACTGCAAGACGAATTTGACCCTGAAATTATACGAGAGTATATAGAAGCGCTGGCGAGCAATAAAAACTATGACAAAATCAAACCTTGGGTAGCAAAGTATCAGGCCAAAGCCAAAGAAAGTGGTATCCGCATAGATCGACTTGATGCCTTCAGCAATGTAGAGCAGTTCAACAAAGACAGCAAGTACTACACCGTCTCTCACCTGACCGTAGCCAACGACTGGTCAGACATGGCACCTACCTACTACAAAGAAGGCTATTTGTTTATCTCCGATCGCCATGAAAAGGTAGTGATTCGGAGCAAAACGAAGAAGACTCAATCGAACTACTTAGACATCTATTACACAAAAAAAAGACCTGACGGTGGCTATATGAAGCCTAACCGGTTACAAAAGAAAATAAATACCAAGTATCATGAAGGGCCACTCTGCACTTATCAAAACAACTCCAAAGTAGTATTGACACGCAACAACCTAAACGATAAAAAGAAAGCGCAACGCAGTCGTACGGACGATCAAAACAAGCTCAACTTATACTTTGCAGAAATTGAAAATGACAACATCAAAAATATCAGCCAGTTTCAATACAACAGCCCAGAATACAACAATGCACACCCTGCCGTAGCCGAAGATGGTTCGTATATGATCTACGCTTCTGATCAGCCTGGAGGACTGGGAGGTGCAGACTTATACATCACCTACGCTACAGCCGATGGCGGCTGGTCTGAACCAGAAAACCTAGGATCAAAAGTAAACACCAAAGGCAGCGAACTATACCCTTCCCTGACGGGTAATGTACTCTATTTCGCATCAAACGGTCAGCCTGGGCTTGGTGGCATGGATGTCTACAAAACGGTACTCACTGGCAAGGAACCTGGTAAGGTGACCAACCTCGGTAGTCCGGTCAATTCAAGTAAAGACGACTTTGGTTTGATTACCAAAACTGGGCGTGAAGGGTACTTCGTCTCTAATAGAAGAAATGAGCTCTATGACGTGATCTATAGCTATACCTATACCAAGAAAACCGACGACAAACTCATTGCTCATGTATACGCGATCGACACTATTTCCAATCAAGTGCTATCCAATACCGCTATCAATGTAGTAGATACCAGAAACAATCAATTTCTAGCTCCCTTCGAAGTGCGTAGCGATACTTTCACTTATGTATTGGATACTGGGGTAGAATATTCGGTGATAGCCGCCAGACAGCAGTATTTTACAAACCAAAAAGTATTCTTCTCAGGTAGTGAAATCAATGACGAATTAGACTGGCCTGTACCATTGGACTCCATGGCTGTTGGCAAATCAATCAGACTCGATGACATCTACTATGATTTCGACAAAGCAACTCTTCGAGATTCTTCGAAATATCAGCTCAATTACCTGATAGTGATGCTACAAGACAACCCAACTATGAAAGCAGAGCTACACTCACATACGGATACTCGAGGTTCTGAAAGCTACAATATGAAACTCTCAAAGAAAAGAGCAAAATCAGTAGTAGACTACATGGTCACGGCTGGCATCAACAAAGATCGTTTGGTTCCTGTGGGTTTTGGAGAATCTAAACCTTTGGTAGACTGCGCCCCAGGTGAATGCACCGAAGAGGACCACCAACTCAACAGAAGAACGGAACTATTAGTCACTGACTTGTAG